From Rhododendron vialii isolate Sample 1 chromosome 10a, ASM3025357v1, the proteins below share one genomic window:
- the LOC131303207 gene encoding uncharacterized protein LOC131303207, with translation MEISPSSTCLQYQFRSVSLPSRLQHPQNTKVEAELTKLKIWQSSLDSSAVPTSGETIRTGLVGLAELYNCVEELINSPITQQALVQHRKGALVEEALEGSIGLLDSCNVARDLSVMVKQNVQDLQSVLRRKGGDLTIERNIRGYNSSKKKAKKESAKCLRALKKMENQIQSRSLSDVMNYSLSNLVRVLREVSIVTISVLESYFLFLSVPDSRTRPGGWSLIKKLVVTRPRGHKIVNEFGSVDVALQSMHGCIRNNIPNIDVQITRRRLDALADSMEGLETGLDCLYRKLIRNRVSLLNILAH, from the coding sequence atggaaatcTCACCTTCATCAACTTGTTTGCAATACCAGTTTAGGTCTGTCAGCTTGCCATCTAGACTGCAACACCCCCAGAATACCAAAGTTGAAGCTGAACTAACCAAGCTTAAGATCTGGCAAAGTTCTTTAGATTCCTCCGCGGTTCCTACAAGTGGAGAGACTATTAGAACGGGCTTAGTTGGGCTCGCGGAGTTGTACAATTGTGTCGAAGAACTAATCAACTCTCCGATCACCCAACAAGCCCTCGTCCAACATCGGAAGGGAGCACTAGTGGAAGAAGCTCTCGAGGGGTCAATCGGGTTGCTTGATTCGTGCAATGTGGCACGAGACTTGTCGGTGATGGTGAAACAAAACGTGCAAGATCTGCAGTCAGTTTTGAGAAGAAAGGGTGGGGATTTAACCATTGAGAGGAACATTAGAGGCTATAATTCCTCCAAAAAGAAGGCGAAGAAGGAGTCCGCGAAATGCCTCAGAGCattgaagaaaatggaaaaccaAATCCAGTCGCGTTCCCTCTCTGATGTGATGAATTACTCCTTATCAAATTTGGTTAGAGTGTTGAGAGAAGTTAGTATTGTTACGATCTCTGTCCTGGAATCGTACTTCTTGTTCTTGTCTGTGCCGGATTCAAGGACAAGACCGGGTGGATGGTCGCTGATCAAGAAGTTAGTGGTTACAAGGCCAAGAGGGCACAAGATTGTCAATGAATTTGGAAGTGTTGACGTCGCTTTGCAATCAATGCACGGATGCATTCGAAACAACATTCCGAATATCGATGTACAAATAACAAGAAGGAGATTAGATGCTCTGGCGGATAGCATGGAAGGACTTGAAACCGGATTAGATTGCCTATACAGGAAACTAATCCGGAATCGAGTTTCCCTTCTTAACATTCTAGCTCACTAG